One window from the genome of Natrialba magadii ATCC 43099 encodes:
- the mutL gene encoding DNA mismatch repair endonuclease MutL, producing the protein MTDTQPPTDETEIHQLDEDTVARIAAGEVVERPASAVKELVENSLDAGASSIDVTVEAGGTDLVRVADDGHGMTEADLRAAVRQHTTSKISGLDDLESGVATLGFRGEALHTIGSVSRLTIQSRPQDGDGAGTELVYEGGTVESVSPTGCPAGTTVEVADLFYNTPARRKFLKTTATEFAHVNRVVTRYALANPEVAVSLTHDGREVFSTTGQGDLQAAVLAVYGREVASAMIPVDADGEELPPGPLESVAGLVSHPETNRASREYLATYVNDRAVTSDALREGIMGAYGTQLGGDRYPFVVLFHEVPGDAVDVNVHPRKREVRFDDDDAVRRQVDSAVESALLEHGLLRSRAPRGRSAPGEAQVTPTQEELAERSGAGTETSAAEPSAAEPSTSEGDADESGVLESGDTASGTNEETATSAAGGDRKPTTPDRAEDPKSAESVDATKSQASESTESADAEFQSAAAFRPDDDSTSDISAASSSSPSGVGGQADPDPDTDTETNTDTDSAPDPKPNPESAAASSMETPGATETKDGNSKFDATTEQRTLAGDAATGGDYDHEFDSLPPLRVLGQLSDTYLVCETDDGLALIDQHAADERVNYERLRTAFDEDSSAQALASPVELELTAAEAEAFAAYRDALAQLGFYADRVDDRTVAVTTVPAVFEKTLDPEQLRDVLVSFVEGDREAGAETVDALADEFIGDLACYPSITGNTSLTEGSVVDLLAALDDCENPYACPHGRPVVVQFDEAEIEDRFERDYPGHSG; encoded by the coding sequence ATGACCGACACACAACCACCGACCGACGAAACCGAGATTCACCAGTTAGACGAGGACACCGTCGCCCGCATCGCCGCCGGCGAGGTCGTCGAGCGGCCCGCAAGCGCCGTCAAGGAACTCGTCGAGAATAGCCTCGACGCCGGGGCGTCGAGTATCGACGTCACCGTCGAGGCCGGCGGCACCGACCTCGTCCGCGTCGCGGACGACGGCCACGGCATGACTGAAGCCGACCTTCGCGCTGCCGTCCGCCAGCACACGACGAGCAAGATCAGCGGCCTCGACGACCTCGAGTCGGGTGTTGCCACCCTCGGCTTTCGCGGCGAAGCCCTGCACACTATCGGCTCCGTCTCGCGCCTGACCATCCAGTCGCGCCCGCAGGACGGCGACGGCGCGGGCACCGAACTCGTCTACGAGGGCGGCACCGTCGAATCGGTCTCGCCGACCGGCTGTCCCGCGGGAACGACAGTCGAGGTCGCGGATCTCTTCTACAACACACCTGCCCGACGAAAGTTCCTCAAGACGACGGCGACCGAGTTTGCCCACGTCAACCGCGTCGTCACCCGCTACGCGCTCGCCAACCCCGAGGTGGCCGTCTCGCTGACCCACGACGGCCGCGAGGTGTTCTCGACGACCGGCCAGGGCGACCTTCAGGCCGCCGTGCTCGCCGTCTACGGCCGCGAGGTCGCCTCCGCGATGATCCCCGTCGACGCCGACGGCGAGGAACTGCCGCCGGGGCCACTCGAGTCCGTCGCTGGTCTCGTCTCCCATCCCGAGACGAATCGCGCGAGCCGAGAGTATCTGGCGACGTACGTCAACGACCGTGCGGTGACCTCGGACGCGCTTCGAGAAGGAATCATGGGTGCCTACGGGACGCAACTCGGCGGAGACCGCTACCCCTTCGTCGTGCTCTTTCACGAGGTCCCAGGCGACGCCGTGGACGTGAACGTCCACCCGCGAAAGCGGGAGGTCCGCTTCGACGACGACGATGCAGTGCGCCGGCAGGTCGATTCGGCGGTCGAGAGCGCCCTCCTCGAGCATGGCCTGCTTCGCTCGCGAGCGCCGCGCGGTCGCTCGGCACCGGGAGAGGCGCAGGTGACGCCGACACAGGAGGAACTCGCGGAGCGATCAGGTGCTGGAACGGAGACGAGTGCAGCGGAACCGAGTGCAGCGGAACCGAGTACGTCCGAAGGCGACGCCGACGAGTCGGGGGTACTCGAGAGCGGTGACACAGCGAGCGGGACGAACGAGGAGACAGCCACGAGCGCTGCCGGTGGCGATCGGAAACCGACGACGCCGGATCGAGCGGAAGATCCGAAATCGGCAGAGTCGGTGGACGCGACGAAGTCGCAAGCGAGTGAGTCGACGGAATCGGCTGACGCCGAGTTCCAGTCGGCTGCAGCGTTCCGTCCAGATGACGATTCGACGAGTGACATCTCCGCCGCATCGTCCAGTTCGCCGAGTGGTGTGGGCGGCCAGGCCGATCCAGATCCAGATACAGATACAGAAACGAATACGGATACGGATTCGGCTCCAGACCCGAAACCAAATCCGGAATCCGCGGCCGCCTCCTCGATGGAGACGCCGGGAGCCACTGAGACGAAGGATGGAAACAGCAAGTTCGACGCCACAACGGAACAACGGACGCTCGCAGGCGACGCTGCGACAGGCGGAGACTACGACCACGAGTTCGACTCACTGCCACCCCTACGGGTACTCGGACAGCTCAGCGACACCTACCTCGTCTGCGAAACCGACGACGGTCTCGCACTGATCGACCAGCACGCGGCCGACGAACGGGTCAACTACGAGCGCCTGCGTACTGCGTTCGACGAGGACTCGTCCGCGCAGGCGCTGGCCTCGCCGGTCGAACTCGAGTTGACCGCCGCCGAAGCGGAGGCGTTCGCGGCCTACCGCGATGCGCTCGCCCAACTCGGATTTTACGCGGATCGGGTCGACGACCGGACGGTGGCGGTGACGACAGTGCCGGCGGTGTTCGAGAAGACGCTCGATCCGGAGCAGCTTCGAGACGTGCTCGTCTCGTTCGTCGAGGGCGACCGCGAGGCAGGGGCGGAGACGGTCGACGCGCTGGCGGACGAGTTTATCGGCGACCTGGCGTGTTATCCCTCTATTACGGGCAACACGTCGCTGACGGAGGGCTCCGTCGTCGACCTGCTCGCAGCGCTCGACGACTGTGAGAACCCGTACGCTTGCCCGCACGGGCGACCGGTGGTCGTACAGTTCGACGAGGCCGAAATCGAGGATCGGTTCGAGCGAGATTATCCGGGCCACAGCGGCTGA
- a CDS encoding MFS transporter — MRLWTDPLRRRWILWLTLGVVFLLVNLNRLSSAVLSEELMVSFGTTGAQLGTLHAMFFWVYAFMQIPTGILADRIGPRRTATIGGLVMNVGVVWFAFADGYLSAIAARGLVGLGGSVIFVCILRFCANWYRADEFATMSGLTFAVSGVGGVLATTPLALAVDAVGWRSSLAWLGIAGLVASVGVYLFVRDTPQSAGFDPIEGVPGQPTLTNAELRTHLTEILRDRWIWVVSVMLFCTTGLNLTLFGLWGIPYVVQLYDVSVAYASTFTLLGGVGIMVGPPAFGWLSDRLERRGELMVVGGTGFVACFAVLAILGNPPLPIVGLAFFMAGTLLGAFLLGYAMVKDRHPSSASGLSTGTVNGAAFFGAAMLPTVMGWVLDTYWTGELVGGVRVYTETGYQIAFAIATGAALVALLCSVWLYYHERRSESPVRSLDEPEPHRAE, encoded by the coding sequence ATGCGACTCTGGACCGATCCGCTCCGGCGGCGCTGGATACTGTGGCTGACACTTGGCGTCGTCTTCTTGCTCGTCAACCTCAACCGACTCTCGTCGGCGGTGCTCTCGGAAGAACTCATGGTTTCGTTCGGGACGACCGGCGCACAGCTCGGAACCCTGCACGCGATGTTCTTCTGGGTGTATGCGTTCATGCAGATTCCGACGGGCATCCTCGCGGATCGGATCGGGCCGCGACGGACTGCCACGATCGGCGGACTGGTGATGAACGTCGGTGTCGTCTGGTTCGCGTTTGCGGACGGCTACCTGAGCGCGATCGCGGCCCGCGGACTCGTCGGGCTAGGCGGGAGCGTCATCTTCGTCTGTATCCTCCGCTTTTGTGCAAACTGGTACCGGGCTGACGAGTTCGCGACGATGAGCGGGCTCACTTTTGCTGTCTCCGGCGTTGGTGGCGTCCTCGCGACGACGCCGCTCGCGCTCGCCGTCGACGCAGTCGGCTGGCGAAGTTCGCTCGCCTGGCTCGGCATCGCCGGTCTCGTCGCGAGCGTGGGCGTCTACCTCTTCGTTCGTGATACACCCCAAAGCGCCGGATTCGATCCGATAGAGGGTGTGCCGGGACAGCCGACGCTCACGAACGCGGAGCTTCGGACGCACCTCACCGAGATTCTCCGTGATCGGTGGATCTGGGTCGTCAGCGTCATGCTGTTCTGTACGACCGGACTGAATCTCACGCTATTTGGCCTCTGGGGGATTCCCTACGTAGTCCAGTTGTACGACGTCTCGGTCGCCTACGCCTCGACGTTCACCCTGCTCGGCGGCGTCGGCATTATGGTCGGCCCACCGGCGTTTGGATGGCTCTCCGACCGACTCGAGCGGCGCGGCGAACTGATGGTTGTCGGTGGGACCGGTTTCGTGGCCTGCTTCGCCGTGCTCGCGATTCTCGGTAATCCGCCGCTGCCCATCGTCGGGCTCGCGTTCTTTATGGCCGGCACGCTACTCGGCGCGTTCCTGCTCGGCTATGCGATGGTCAAAGACCGCCATCCGAGCAGCGCCAGCGGGCTCTCGACGGGGACCGTCAACGGCGCGGCGTTCTTCGGTGCAGCGATGCTCCCGACGGTGATGGGCTGGGTACTCGACACCTACTGGACCGGCGAACTCGTCGGCGGTGTCCGGGTCTACACTGAAACCGGCTATCAGATCGCGTTCGCGATTGCGACCGGTGCAGCGCTCGTCGCGCTCCTCTGTAGCGTCTGGCTCTACTATCACGAACGCCGTTCCGAGAGCCCAGTCCGCTCGCTCGACGAACCGGAGCCACACCGTGCAGAGTAG
- the rtcA gene encoding RNA 3'-terminal phosphate cyclase, producing MTTLELDGEHAGGQFLRTALALSVLESRPIRIENIRGDRPTPGLGHQHLAVLETMAELTDADVSGADHGAETVAFDPGTSRLAGGEYAVDIGTAGSVTLLFDAVLPLATVLESPLSLTVTGGTDVAWSPPLDYTRYVKLPLLRRFGLTATIECERRGFYPDGDGRATLHLAPSEIEPLDAPSLVERPDVAGLRAYSTEAAALAEQDVAHRQAAGALNRLGLESVGTETPRTDSALAECEVVERIETTAASACPGSAIVLRLESEDGVPVAGCSALGERGVPAERVGEDAADAANQFAGSEAAVDRHLADQLLVFLALAGGRVRVPAVTDHVDSSCDLLESFGVPVVRVGEGTGETAVVAVESGDEVGEADGV from the coding sequence ATGACGACGCTCGAACTCGACGGCGAACACGCCGGCGGCCAGTTCCTGCGAACCGCACTCGCGCTGTCAGTACTCGAGTCCAGACCGATTCGAATCGAGAACATTCGCGGCGACCGGCCGACACCGGGGTTGGGCCACCAGCATCTGGCGGTCCTCGAGACGATGGCTGAACTCACCGACGCCGACGTATCGGGTGCCGACCACGGCGCGGAGACCGTCGCGTTCGATCCCGGAACGTCCCGACTGGCGGGCGGGGAGTACGCCGTCGACATCGGCACCGCCGGCAGCGTGACGCTGCTGTTCGACGCCGTTCTCCCGCTGGCGACCGTACTCGAGTCCCCGCTGTCGCTGACAGTGACCGGCGGAACGGACGTGGCGTGGTCGCCGCCGCTGGATTACACGCGATACGTGAAACTGCCGCTGCTGCGCCGATTCGGACTCACTGCCACAATCGAGTGTGAGCGGCGCGGATTCTACCCCGATGGTGACGGACGAGCGACGCTCCACCTCGCACCGTCCGAAATCGAGCCACTCGACGCTCCCTCGCTGGTCGAGCGGCCGGACGTGGCTGGGCTCCGGGCGTACTCGACAGAGGCCGCCGCGCTGGCGGAGCAGGATGTCGCACATCGACAGGCTGCGGGGGCGCTGAATCGACTCGGACTCGAGTCGGTGGGCACCGAGACCCCCAGAACCGACTCAGCGCTCGCCGAGTGCGAGGTCGTCGAGCGGATCGAGACGACCGCAGCGAGCGCCTGTCCCGGCTCGGCAATCGTGCTCCGACTCGAGTCCGAAGACGGCGTTCCGGTCGCGGGCTGCAGCGCACTCGGCGAGCGCGGCGTGCCAGCCGAGCGCGTCGGCGAGGACGCCGCGGATGCCGCAAACCAATTTGCGGGCAGTGAGGCCGCCGTCGACCGCCACCTGGCCGATCAGCTTCTCGTCTTTCTCGCACTCGCCGGCGGCCGGGTTCGCGTGCCCGCCGTCACCGATCACGTCGACTCGAGTTGCGACCTTCTCGAGTCGTTCGGCGTGCCGGTCGTGCGCGTCGGAGAGGGGACGGGAGAGACGGCCGTGGTCGCCGTCGAGTCGGGTGACGAAGTCGGTGAAGCCGACGGTGTCTGA
- the kdgK1 gene encoding bifunctional 2-dehydro-3-deoxygluconokinase/2-dehydro-3-deoxygalactonokinase — protein sequence MSELVTFGESMLRLSPPGHERLENATELEVHAGGSESNVAIAAQRLGTESTWTSKVPETPLGRRVVGELRQHGIETDVVWSHRGRQGTYYLEQGGSPRGTNVIYDRADSAITTASASEFNLGLIQNAQVFFTSGITPALSESLRDATANLLKAARQGGTTTAVDFNYRRKLWSPEEAESTMTRLFPGIDILIIAARDARTVLGFEGDPRQLAHKLGSQYNFTTVVVTRGDEGAIGWHDSVVHDQAAYETDTADAIGTGDAFTGAFIARRLDGDDVPTALEYAAATAALKRTIPGDAALVTAEEVEEVVAEQGEDISR from the coding sequence ATGAGCGAACTCGTCACCTTCGGCGAGTCCATGCTCAGACTCTCCCCGCCCGGTCACGAGCGACTCGAGAACGCGACCGAACTCGAGGTTCACGCCGGCGGTTCAGAGAGTAACGTCGCTATTGCCGCCCAGCGGCTCGGAACGGAGTCAACGTGGACATCGAAGGTACCCGAGACACCACTCGGCCGGCGCGTCGTCGGCGAACTCAGACAGCACGGCATCGAAACAGATGTGGTCTGGAGCCACCGCGGTCGGCAGGGTACCTACTACCTGGAGCAGGGTGGCTCGCCCCGCGGCACGAACGTCATCTACGACCGCGCGGATAGCGCTATCACGACCGCCTCAGCAAGCGAGTTCAATCTCGGTTTGATCCAGAACGCGCAGGTGTTCTTCACCAGCGGTATCACACCCGCGCTCTCGGAATCACTCCGGGATGCCACAGCGAACCTGCTCAAGGCAGCCAGACAGGGCGGGACGACGACCGCCGTCGATTTTAACTACCGGCGGAAGCTCTGGAGCCCCGAGGAAGCCGAGTCGACGATGACTCGACTGTTCCCTGGTATCGATATCCTCATCATCGCCGCCCGCGACGCCCGCACCGTCCTCGGCTTCGAGGGCGACCCGCGCCAGCTCGCGCACAAACTCGGCTCTCAGTACAACTTCACCACCGTCGTCGTCACCCGCGGCGACGAGGGCGCAATCGGCTGGCACGACAGCGTCGTCCACGACCAGGCGGCCTACGAGACCGACACCGCCGACGCCATCGGCACCGGCGACGCCTTCACCGGCGCGTTCATCGCCCGCCGACTCGACGGCGACGACGTCCCGACGGCACTCGAGTACGCGGCTGCGACGGCGGCACTGAAGCGGACGATTCCGGGCGACGCGGCGCTGGTTACGGCGGAGGAAGTCGAGGAGGTCGTTGCGGAGCAGGGCGAGGATATTTCGCGTTGA
- a CDS encoding GNAT family N-acetyltransferase — MDWTIRQAPPSAAATIREIARESWHAAYDDFLGTSQVDRMIDDWYELEALESSIATAADQARASFLVAVPSEVDDAANGEHAENAENATAAVGFAHAGVDPDEPETAYLPRLYARPSVWGEGVGTALIDRVEADLRSHSDRLRLTVLADNEVGVSFYESRGFERVETRPSDLESVDGEGVLEEHIYEKSL; from the coding sequence ATGGACTGGACTATTCGCCAGGCACCGCCGTCGGCCGCAGCAACCATCCGGGAAATCGCCCGCGAAAGCTGGCATGCCGCCTACGACGACTTCCTCGGCACGTCGCAGGTCGACCGGATGATCGATGACTGGTACGAACTCGAGGCACTCGAGTCATCCATCGCGACCGCAGCCGACCAAGCGAGAGCGTCGTTTCTGGTCGCCGTTCCATCCGAGGTCGACGACGCAGCCAATGGTGAGCACGCTGAGAACGCTGAGAACGCTACAGCCGCCGTCGGCTTCGCACACGCTGGCGTCGACCCAGACGAGCCCGAAACCGCATACCTCCCACGGCTGTACGCCCGGCCGAGTGTCTGGGGAGAAGGGGTCGGAACTGCGCTGATCGACCGCGTTGAAGCCGACCTGCGCTCACACAGCGACCGACTTCGACTCACCGTCCTCGCAGACAACGAGGTCGGCGTCTCGTTCTACGAATCGCGCGGCTTCGAGCGAGTTGAAACGCGACCGTCGGATCTGGAGTCCGTGGATGGCGAGGGTGTACTCGAGGAGCACATCTACGAAAAGTCGCTGTGA